In Hymenobacter gelipurpurascens, one DNA window encodes the following:
- a CDS encoding DUF885 domain-containing protein, with translation MHKNYFFRPVLAAALSGLAALGACSSDTKPTSGTSETVDADFDRYKQRFIDSLWYYNPEWASGQGYHRYDSLLVVPNAGRRQTEAAALKRRAKEMAIFKVEDLSVNNQTDYRLLQNYLESARFYADTLRDWQWNPANYNLGGSVAEILNGRYQPLDRRLRSISLKISRAADYYEAAKTNIKQPTREHTNLAIQQTQGGLDVFGKALQDSIARSGLSAAEKKDITDRIATTRLVMDEYVRFLQQEVLPAGKFRSFRLSKPLFDRKFALDIQSSYSADEVYKKAQQHRQELLHDMGKRAARLWPKYFPGQPQPTDSVQLIKQVITKLSEKHATPAGFVQAVKDQMPTLVRWVDEHKLLTQDPTKPLVVRETPLYMRGSGAGASISAPGPYDKTADTYYNVEPLTGWPMAQAESYLREYNQYTLQILNIHEAIPGHYTQLVYANRSPSLVKAIFGNGAMIEGWAVYAERMMLESGYGGNTDEIWLMWDKWNMRVTLNTILDHEVHVNNISEQAAVAMLLRDGFQEEAEARNKWRRATLSQVQLSSYFTGSTEIYDLREELKKRDASAFDLKTFHEKFLSYGSAPVKYIRQMMTEKSE, from the coding sequence ATGCACAAAAACTACTTCTTCCGGCCGGTGCTGGCGGCGGCCCTAAGTGGCCTAGCGGCGCTCGGTGCCTGTTCCTCCGATACCAAACCCACTTCCGGCACTTCCGAAACCGTTGATGCCGACTTCGACCGCTACAAGCAGCGCTTCATCGACTCGTTGTGGTACTATAACCCCGAGTGGGCCAGCGGCCAGGGCTACCACCGCTACGACTCCCTGCTGGTAGTGCCCAACGCCGGCCGCCGCCAGACCGAAGCCGCTGCCCTCAAGCGCCGCGCCAAAGAGATGGCAATATTCAAGGTGGAAGACCTCTCGGTAAACAACCAGACCGACTACCGCCTGCTGCAGAACTACCTGGAGTCGGCGCGCTTCTATGCCGATACCCTGCGCGACTGGCAGTGGAACCCCGCCAACTACAACCTAGGCGGCTCGGTGGCCGAAATTCTTAATGGCCGCTACCAACCCCTGGACCGGCGCCTGCGCTCCATTAGCCTCAAAATCAGCCGCGCCGCCGATTACTACGAGGCCGCCAAAACCAACATCAAGCAGCCTACCCGCGAGCATACCAACCTGGCCATTCAGCAGACCCAGGGTGGCCTAGATGTGTTCGGGAAAGCCCTCCAGGATTCCATTGCCCGGTCGGGCCTCTCGGCCGCCGAGAAAAAAGACATCACTGACCGCATTGCTACCACTCGCCTCGTGATGGATGAGTATGTGCGTTTCCTGCAGCAGGAGGTGCTGCCGGCCGGCAAGTTCCGCTCGTTCCGCCTCAGCAAGCCGCTCTTCGACCGGAAATTCGCGCTGGATATCCAGTCGAGCTACTCCGCAGATGAGGTGTATAAAAAGGCCCAGCAGCACCGTCAGGAGCTGCTGCACGACATGGGCAAGCGCGCAGCGCGCCTGTGGCCCAAGTACTTCCCCGGCCAGCCCCAGCCCACCGACTCGGTGCAGCTCATCAAGCAAGTAATTACGAAGCTCTCGGAGAAGCACGCCACCCCGGCCGGCTTTGTGCAGGCCGTGAAAGACCAGATGCCCACGCTGGTACGCTGGGTGGATGAGCATAAGCTCCTGACCCAGGACCCCACCAAGCCGCTGGTAGTACGCGAAACACCGCTGTACATGCGGGGCAGCGGCGCGGGCGCCAGCATCTCGGCCCCCGGCCCCTACGATAAAACCGCCGACACCTACTACAACGTAGAGCCCCTCACGGGGTGGCCTATGGCCCAGGCCGAGAGCTATTTGCGCGAGTACAACCAATACACACTCCAGATTCTGAACATTCATGAGGCCATTCCGGGCCACTACACGCAACTGGTATACGCCAACCGCAGCCCTTCTTTGGTGAAGGCCATCTTTGGGAATGGCGCCATGATTGAGGGCTGGGCCGTGTACGCCGAGCGCATGATGCTGGAAAGTGGTTACGGCGGCAACACCGACGAAATCTGGCTGATGTGGGACAAGTGGAACATGCGCGTGACCCTGAACACCATCCTCGACCACGAGGTACACGTGAACAACATCTCGGAGCAGGCCGCGGTGGCTATGCTGCTGCGCGATGGATTTCAGGAGGAAGCCGAGGCCCGCAACAAGTGGCGCCGCGCTACCCTAAGCCAGGTGCAGCTCAGCAGCTACTTCACCGGCTCGACGGAAATCTACGATCTGCGTGAGGAGCTGAAAAAGCGCGATGCCTCTGCCTTCGACCTCAAAACCTTCCACGAGAAGTTCCTGAGCTACGGCAGCGCCCCCGTGAAATACATACGTCAGATGATGACAGAAAAAAGCGAGTAG
- a CDS encoding ATP-dependent DNA helicase, translating into MESLFDAEKKLVVRAAVVHVYATGPLHAGTNHGLLHVGLLPLTPDAQVREWVLNPGRDHSAAVFQASRISNQMAAEAPTWEDAREEIQAAFAQLDAVLLLDRAGQPSPERDWLEQVVLAGMKRPPASVSLDELLAFFLPKEVLDDADDLKERLLSDKVWAEQLGYEKSKPQLPFVLHAMRRSVRWVLESLLRPQGAGSGQWLPAYALLHTIVREATGSPRALRGFRLLRALAQMPDCCDDTAPTEVVETTREAQKRRLPKPPAHPERPQPQQAQQLLLEWLARWRDQSDDAATPGLPLGHSISEKQVDEAFAELRKKVGAEELKIREPQLRYARFVARAMAGERGSYALEAGTGTGKTFGYLIPALEYLRLAPGAAVIVATSTKNLQEQMQHGELPALLRQPDGKRVPRYAAIRTALLKGKNCYLCAEALGRAFENSFERGHDWAARLAWFYLALRLRDTQGEVENIAPQVADRLGGALFGLLRAVTADRACRHGKLPDRSVCVYPAHRQRAEQAHLIIVNHHKLALLPPQLLERAKVCIVDEADRFPDNFRSALARRFSARELVDELIEPLLGGPSSTARPGTEESPRERTSRREAQGLLRELDSRLGEEEMLLWSKVPADERPGFNDVEQAAYEAWDEARLHELVAHADLLGQVAEAMRDTPAAADALTSANEAGAAALAVAEPFRRRRAVRTVRQALHEVREPLVMAREELGQVGRHFLPQGRSVPVLPFPLGETHWQDNVWVRPQGQRPFSRAYADELRLTLKPLTRPMPVVAKRLALVASQLGVALNLGTPLDPSDAEDADAPAPDYDERLRQRLVRLTELANGQTEVLMRLLEEFPSKASVPVLERLRDDDELGWALVRKPYELWPYLCATEPDAPLRLSSGELAVEEILEEVAGNRPAQRLPSEAATPLFDLFHTVLFTSATLYVEDKLDYFQRQLDQRVPFAAQERIASVFDFVDPEREPVLASIPAYLPEFRAGLLPDAITAWRVAQLRALLPLLIGLEGRTLVLFTSTEDMRFAAEWLAAPLAEQDIELICQRGASQWEIRRFRRVAQSVLLGVDRMWTGVDFAGPTLSQVVVWRLPMPSLGDPLISHRKRYESEQVFWQQFYRPAARLKLRQGFGRLVRREKDRGAFVVLDARAAKQFYADVLAELEIPMVHDATAHAALTRLTGPLLGMLRLGAEFQRRGLTLEKLLEVNW; encoded by the coding sequence ATGGAAAGCTTATTTGATGCGGAGAAAAAGCTGGTAGTGCGGGCTGCGGTGGTGCATGTGTATGCCACCGGGCCGCTGCATGCCGGCACCAACCACGGCCTGCTACACGTAGGCCTTTTGCCGCTCACGCCCGATGCGCAGGTGCGCGAGTGGGTGCTCAACCCCGGCCGCGACCATTCTGCCGCCGTGTTCCAGGCCAGCCGCATCAGCAACCAGATGGCCGCCGAAGCGCCGACGTGGGAAGACGCCCGCGAGGAAATTCAGGCGGCGTTTGCCCAGCTGGATGCCGTGCTGCTCCTGGACCGCGCCGGCCAGCCCTCCCCGGAGCGCGACTGGCTGGAGCAGGTGGTGCTGGCCGGTATGAAGCGCCCGCCCGCCAGCGTTTCCCTTGACGAACTGCTGGCTTTCTTCCTGCCCAAAGAAGTGCTCGACGATGCCGACGACCTGAAAGAACGTCTGCTTTCTGACAAAGTGTGGGCCGAGCAGTTGGGCTACGAGAAGAGCAAGCCTCAGCTGCCGTTTGTGCTGCACGCCATGCGCCGCTCGGTGCGCTGGGTGCTGGAAAGCCTGCTGCGGCCCCAAGGAGCTGGCTCCGGACAGTGGCTGCCGGCCTATGCGCTTCTGCACACCATTGTGCGCGAAGCCACCGGCTCACCGCGCGCTCTGCGCGGCTTCCGGCTCCTGCGTGCCCTCGCCCAAATGCCCGACTGCTGCGACGATACCGCTCCCACTGAGGTAGTTGAAACTACCCGGGAAGCCCAGAAGCGCCGCCTGCCCAAGCCGCCTGCGCACCCCGAGCGCCCGCAGCCCCAGCAGGCCCAACAGCTGTTGCTGGAGTGGCTGGCCCGCTGGCGCGACCAGTCCGACGATGCCGCCACGCCGGGCCTTCCCCTAGGCCACTCCATCAGCGAAAAGCAAGTGGATGAGGCCTTTGCTGAGCTGCGCAAGAAAGTAGGAGCAGAGGAGCTGAAGATCAGGGAGCCGCAGTTGCGCTACGCCCGGTTTGTAGCCCGCGCAATGGCCGGCGAACGGGGTTCTTATGCCCTGGAAGCTGGCACCGGTACGGGCAAAACATTCGGCTATCTGATTCCGGCGCTGGAGTATCTGCGGCTGGCACCCGGCGCGGCCGTGATAGTGGCCACCTCCACCAAAAATCTGCAGGAGCAGATGCAGCACGGCGAACTGCCGGCCCTTCTCCGCCAACCCGATGGCAAGCGTGTGCCCCGCTACGCGGCCATCCGCACGGCCTTGCTGAAGGGTAAAAACTGCTACTTGTGCGCCGAGGCGCTGGGCCGCGCATTTGAAAATAGCTTCGAGCGGGGCCACGACTGGGCTGCGCGGCTGGCGTGGTTCTATCTGGCTCTGCGGCTGCGCGATACGCAAGGCGAGGTTGAGAATATTGCACCTCAGGTAGCCGACCGGCTCGGGGGCGCACTATTCGGGCTACTGCGCGCCGTAACGGCAGACCGCGCCTGCCGCCACGGCAAACTGCCCGACCGCAGCGTGTGCGTGTATCCGGCCCATCGGCAGCGGGCCGAGCAGGCGCACTTAATCATTGTCAATCATCATAAACTGGCCTTATTGCCGCCGCAGTTGCTGGAGCGCGCCAAAGTGTGCATTGTGGATGAGGCCGACCGTTTCCCCGACAATTTCCGCTCGGCCCTGGCCCGCCGGTTCAGTGCCCGGGAGCTGGTAGATGAGCTGATTGAGCCCCTGCTGGGTGGCCCATCCTCCACGGCCCGCCCTGGCACGGAGGAAAGTCCGCGCGAAAGAACTTCCCGCCGGGAGGCGCAGGGCCTGCTGCGGGAGCTGGATAGCCGCCTGGGCGAGGAAGAGATGCTGCTCTGGAGCAAAGTACCCGCCGATGAGCGCCCTGGCTTCAATGACGTGGAGCAAGCGGCATACGAGGCCTGGGACGAAGCCCGCCTGCACGAGTTAGTAGCCCATGCCGATCTGCTAGGCCAGGTAGCCGAAGCCATGCGCGACACGCCCGCCGCCGCCGATGCCCTGACCTCGGCCAATGAAGCCGGCGCCGCCGCACTAGCCGTGGCCGAGCCGTTTCGCCGCCGCAGGGCCGTGCGCACCGTGCGGCAGGCGCTGCACGAGGTGCGCGAGCCACTGGTAATGGCCCGCGAGGAGCTAGGCCAGGTAGGCCGTCATTTTTTGCCGCAGGGCCGCTCCGTTCCGGTGTTGCCCTTTCCGCTGGGCGAAACCCACTGGCAGGACAACGTGTGGGTGCGCCCCCAGGGTCAGCGGCCTTTCTCTCGCGCCTATGCCGATGAACTGCGCCTCACGCTGAAACCGCTCACTAGGCCTATGCCGGTAGTAGCAAAGCGCCTGGCGCTGGTAGCCAGCCAGCTAGGCGTGGCCCTGAACCTGGGCACACCCCTCGACCCCAGCGACGCCGAGGACGCAGACGCCCCCGCGCCCGACTACGACGAACGGCTCCGGCAGCGCCTCGTGCGCCTCACAGAACTGGCCAACGGCCAGACCGAAGTGCTTATGCGCTTGCTCGAAGAGTTTCCGAGCAAAGCCTCAGTGCCCGTGCTCGAACGCCTGCGCGATGACGATGAGCTGGGCTGGGCCCTCGTGCGTAAGCCCTACGAGCTGTGGCCCTACCTCTGCGCCACCGAACCCGATGCCCCACTTCGTCTTTCCTCGGGCGAGCTGGCCGTGGAAGAAATTCTGGAAGAAGTAGCCGGCAACCGCCCCGCCCAACGCCTGCCCTCCGAAGCAGCCACACCGCTGTTCGATCTGTTCCATACGGTGCTGTTTACCTCCGCTACGCTCTATGTAGAAGACAAGCTCGACTACTTCCAGCGTCAGCTCGACCAACGCGTACCCTTTGCGGCGCAGGAGCGCATTGCGTCCGTGTTTGATTTCGTTGACCCCGAGCGGGAGCCGGTGCTGGCCAGCATTCCGGCCTACTTGCCGGAGTTCCGGGCGGGCCTGTTACCCGATGCCATTACGGCGTGGCGTGTGGCCCAGCTGCGGGCGTTACTTCCCTTACTGATAGGCCTGGAAGGCCGCACGCTGGTGCTGTTCACCAGCACCGAGGATATGCGCTTTGCTGCCGAGTGGTTGGCCGCGCCGCTGGCTGAGCAGGATATTGAGTTGATTTGTCAGCGAGGAGCCAGCCAATGGGAAATAAGGCGGTTCCGGCGCGTGGCGCAGTCCGTGCTGCTGGGCGTAGACCGCATGTGGACTGGCGTGGATTTCGCCGGGCCTACGCTTTCGCAGGTAGTGGTGTGGCGCTTGCCTATGCCTTCGCTTGGCGACCCGCTCATTAGCCACCGAAAGCGTTACGAGTCGGAGCAGGTGTTCTGGCAGCAGTTCTACCGCCCTGCCGCCCGCCTGAAGTTGCGGCAGGGCTTCGGCCGCCTCGTCCGCCGCGAAAAGGACCGGGGCGCCTTCGTGGTGCTCGATGCCCGCGCCGCCAAGCAGTTCTACGCCGATGTATTGGCGGAGCTGGAAATCCCGATGGTGCACGATGCCACCGCCCACGCCGCCCTCACCCGCCTGACCGGCCCGCTGCTGGGCATGCTCCGCCTGGGCGCCGAGTTCCAGCGCCGCGGCCTAACGCTGGAGAAGCTGTTGGAAGTGAACTGGTGA
- a CDS encoding DNA/RNA non-specific endonuclease, with protein sequence MRRLSPLLLSGLLLSLTTFGCSQNAPETANRTSPIDNRPPAIPVESGATRQQSPGRFPETFEGAEKGAYSTADESLTSGSWHFEDALIGSSDQDHKNGQHAARLRGQGRLRMNFDAPSGVSTIRVTSASYGDDPASTWELWGSLDGGRTYRRIGQPVRAQGPRLTVTTFQGGAAGTLRLEIRKTDGGKGRLNIDDIALLAANGAAISGGSVASGSSSTAGSGSAPSASSLPPATTAQAEAIVSGRDDNMALGNPSGATADVNNATNYLLVKPQFTIGYNAQRGTPTWVSWHLNRAWMGSAPRQDDFRPDPALPRQFYQVTRNSYSGSGFDKGHNCPSADRTTDLDDNSATFLMTNMIPQAGNNNQRTWSGLEEWTRAQVKQGQEVYVLMGSYGKGGTGQNGRFTTIDQGRVTVPARVWKVLVILPEGSNDLQRIAAGQARIIAVDTPNDQSVSPNWSQYRVSIDAIEAASGLDLLSKLPLPVQDKLEPLIDAGPVR encoded by the coding sequence ATGCGCCGCCTCTCTCCACTCCTGCTTTCCGGCCTGCTGCTTAGCCTGACCACATTCGGCTGCTCGCAGAATGCTCCCGAAACCGCCAACAGAACGTCTCCCATCGATAACAGGCCGCCGGCTATTCCGGTGGAATCGGGCGCCACAAGGCAGCAGAGCCCCGGCCGCTTCCCCGAAACGTTTGAAGGGGCAGAAAAAGGCGCCTACAGCACCGCCGACGAGAGCCTTACTTCCGGCTCCTGGCATTTTGAGGATGCCCTGATTGGGTCTTCCGACCAGGACCACAAGAACGGCCAGCACGCGGCCCGCCTGCGCGGCCAGGGCCGATTACGCATGAATTTTGATGCGCCCAGCGGCGTGAGCACCATCCGGGTAACCAGCGCCAGCTACGGCGACGACCCGGCCAGCACCTGGGAACTGTGGGGCAGCCTAGATGGCGGGCGCACCTACCGGCGCATCGGGCAGCCCGTGAGAGCGCAAGGTCCCAGGCTAACCGTCACGACGTTTCAGGGCGGCGCGGCTGGCACACTGCGCCTCGAAATCCGGAAAACCGATGGCGGTAAGGGCCGGCTGAACATTGATGACATCGCCCTGCTGGCAGCCAATGGGGCAGCCATTTCGGGCGGCTCGGTGGCTTCGGGTTCCAGCAGTACCGCGGGCTCCGGCTCCGCTCCTTCCGCTTCCAGTCTGCCCCCGGCTACCACGGCACAGGCCGAGGCCATTGTGTCGGGACGCGATGATAACATGGCGCTTGGCAACCCCAGCGGCGCCACTGCTGATGTCAACAACGCCACCAACTATCTGCTGGTGAAGCCGCAGTTTACCATTGGTTACAATGCCCAGCGCGGCACGCCTACCTGGGTGAGCTGGCACCTCAACCGGGCCTGGATGGGCTCAGCACCTCGCCAGGATGATTTTCGTCCTGATCCGGCCCTGCCTCGTCAGTTCTATCAGGTAACGCGTAACTCCTACTCGGGCTCCGGCTTCGATAAAGGCCACAACTGCCCTAGCGCCGACCGCACCACCGACCTCGACGATAACTCGGCTACCTTCCTGATGACCAACATGATTCCGCAGGCCGGCAACAACAACCAGCGCACCTGGAGTGGCCTAGAGGAATGGACGCGCGCTCAGGTGAAGCAGGGCCAGGAAGTGTACGTGCTCATGGGCAGCTACGGCAAAGGCGGCACCGGCCAGAACGGCCGCTTCACCACCATCGACCAGGGCCGCGTGACCGTGCCAGCCCGCGTCTGGAAGGTGCTCGTGATTCTGCCAGAAGGCTCCAACGACCTCCAGCGCATTGCCGCCGGCCAGGCCCGCATCATCGCCGTAGACACGCCCAATGACCAGTCCGTAAGCCCCAACTGGAGCCAGTACCGCGTAAGCATAGATGCCATTGAGGCGGCAAGTGGCCTAGACCTGCTCAGCAAGCTCCCGCTGCCTGTGCAAGACAAGCTTGAGCCCTTGATAGACGCTGGCCCGGTACGCTAG
- a CDS encoding lactonase family protein — protein sequence MRHPSSLNRRRFLLSLGAGLAGGAVLAACARAGLGSSEAASCLVYVGSYGPADQENIVLYRLTPATGALTRVIGAKGGASPSFLTADGRHRFLYAVNEVDNYQGTPNGGVSAFAIDSTTGGLTLLNQQASGGTIPCYISLDAAGRHALVANYGSGSVAALPIGPGGQLQAATSIDQHQGHGPHKNQANARAHCLLPAPGGRHFFAVDLGNDTVYGYTLEAATGKLLGHPEPAFKAKPGAGPRILTFHPSKPLAYLINELDSTMTALAYDARQGTLTEIQTVPTLPPSFTEWNACADVHVSPNGRFLYGSNRGHNSLVVFAIDEKSGRLTLLEHVMLPGKTPRSFAFEPSGRVVLVAHQQSNTIVTYFADANTGRLTPTGISVELPAPVCLQVYPDFLRG from the coding sequence ATGCGTCATCCCTCTTCCCTGAATCGTCGCCGTTTTCTGCTCTCGCTGGGTGCGGGTCTTGCCGGCGGGGCCGTGCTGGCCGCCTGTGCCCGCGCGGGCCTAGGCTCATCGGAGGCGGCCTCCTGCCTGGTGTATGTGGGCTCCTACGGCCCTGCCGATCAGGAAAACATTGTCCTGTACCGCCTCACGCCTGCCACGGGTGCCCTCACGCGGGTGATTGGGGCGAAAGGTGGCGCCAGTCCGTCGTTCCTGACCGCGGATGGCCGCCACCGCTTCCTCTACGCCGTAAATGAGGTAGATAACTACCAGGGCACCCCCAACGGCGGCGTCAGCGCATTCGCCATTGATTCCACCACCGGAGGCCTCACGCTGCTCAACCAGCAGGCTTCGGGGGGCACCATCCCGTGCTACATCAGCCTCGATGCGGCGGGCCGACATGCCTTGGTGGCCAACTACGGCTCCGGCTCCGTGGCGGCCCTGCCCATAGGTCCCGGCGGCCAGCTGCAGGCGGCCACTTCCATTGATCAGCACCAGGGCCACGGCCCACATAAGAACCAGGCAAACGCCCGTGCCCACTGCCTGCTGCCCGCCCCAGGTGGCCGGCATTTCTTCGCCGTTGATTTGGGCAACGACACCGTGTACGGCTACACTCTGGAGGCCGCCACGGGCAAGCTCCTAGGCCACCCTGAGCCGGCCTTCAAGGCCAAACCAGGCGCGGGGCCGCGCATACTCACCTTCCACCCCAGCAAGCCCTTGGCCTACCTCATCAACGAGCTCGACTCCACGATGACAGCCCTAGCCTACGACGCCCGCCAGGGCACCCTCACCGAAATCCAGACGGTGCCCACGCTGCCACCATCTTTCACGGAGTGGAACGCCTGCGCCGACGTGCATGTGTCGCCGAACGGCCGGTTCCTGTACGGCTCCAACCGCGGCCACAACAGTCTCGTGGTCTTTGCCATTGATGAGAAAAGCGGCCGCCTCACGCTGCTGGAGCACGTGATGCTGCCCGGCAAAACGCCCCGCAGCTTCGCCTTCGAGCCCTCGGGCCGCGTGGTGCTGGTGGCGCATCAGCAGTCCAATACCATCGTCACGTACTTCGCCGATGCCAACACGGGCCGCCTTACCCCCACCGGCATCAGCGTAGAGCTACCTGCGCCCGTGTGCCTGCAAGTCTACCCCGACTTCCTGCGGGGGTAG
- a CDS encoding MFS transporter → MLTYSPSVPLLRPRGTHRLAVSAAFLLQGLCFSTWAARIPTVQQQLGLSDTELGGVLLAVPVGSMASLPLSGWLVARYGSRQLTLLGLFLYAAFLPLLGLATTTPQLMGALVLFGLASNMANISINTQAVGVEALYGKSIMASFHGLWSLAGFAGAAIGTFMIANGIAPLPHFLLMAGFVLLGLFLARPFLLPADAPREADAPIFVLPDKSLLLLGLLAFCSLLCEGTMFDWSGVYFRKVIQADKDMVGVGFAAFMSTMAAGRFIADWFADRFGRQRTLIISGLLEAVGLLLAVGFPSIVPATIGFMLVGLGVSSVVPLVYGAAGRSKTMSPGVALAAVSTVGFAGFLLGPPVIGLVAGATSLRVSFSLIALMGLAVAALARRAGVE, encoded by the coding sequence ATGCTGACATATTCTCCTTCTGTGCCCCTGCTTCGGCCGCGCGGCACGCACCGACTGGCCGTGAGCGCCGCGTTTCTGCTGCAAGGCTTGTGCTTCTCTACCTGGGCGGCCCGCATCCCAACGGTGCAGCAGCAGCTAGGCCTCTCCGATACCGAACTGGGCGGGGTGTTGCTGGCCGTGCCGGTGGGCTCTATGGCGTCGTTGCCGCTTAGCGGCTGGCTGGTGGCCCGCTACGGCAGCCGCCAGCTTACACTGCTAGGCCTGTTTTTGTACGCAGCGTTTCTGCCGCTGCTGGGCCTGGCCACTACCACTCCGCAGCTGATGGGCGCGCTGGTATTGTTCGGGCTGGCCAGCAACATGGCCAATATCAGCATCAATACCCAGGCCGTGGGTGTGGAGGCGCTGTATGGCAAGTCCATCATGGCGAGCTTCCACGGGCTGTGGAGTCTGGCGGGTTTTGCCGGCGCCGCCATCGGTACTTTCATGATTGCCAACGGCATTGCGCCGCTGCCGCACTTTCTATTGATGGCAGGCTTCGTGCTGCTAGGCCTGTTTCTGGCCCGGCCTTTCCTGCTGCCCGCCGATGCCCCACGCGAGGCCGATGCGCCCATCTTTGTGCTGCCCGATAAATCGTTGCTATTGCTCGGCCTGTTGGCGTTTTGCTCACTGCTCTGCGAAGGCACCATGTTCGACTGGAGCGGGGTGTATTTCCGCAAAGTCATTCAGGCCGATAAGGATATGGTGGGTGTGGGCTTCGCGGCCTTCATGAGCACCATGGCCGCCGGCCGCTTCATCGCCGACTGGTTCGCGGACCGATTTGGGCGCCAACGCACACTTATAATCAGCGGCTTGCTGGAAGCAGTCGGGCTGCTACTGGCCGTGGGTTTCCCAAGCATTGTGCCGGCTACCATTGGTTTTATGCTGGTAGGCCTGGGAGTTTCATCAGTAGTGCCGCTAGTGTACGGGGCGGCGGGGCGCTCCAAAACGATGTCGCCGGGAGTGGCGTTGGCGGCTGTATCTACGGTGGGGTTTGCGGGATTTCTGCTTGGTCCGCCCGTTATTGGGCTGGTGGCGGGTGCTACCAGCCTGCGCGTTTCCTTCTCCCTGATTGCCCTGATGGGGCTGGCCGTAGCAGCCCTAGCCAGGCGCGCCGGGGTAGAGTAG
- a CDS encoding MBL fold metallo-hydrolase produces the protein MKSTLMLTAALVTFAVQTQAQTAAPATSPRVAADQITTKNGPLTVQPITHGSVVFTWNGKTIYVDPYGGAEAYAGLAAPDVILITDIHGDHLDPKTLAGLSVSKSLMIVPKAVAEKLPAEYKSQVRVLGNGQQLDTLGMRVSAIPMYNLPEAPDAMHTKGRGNGYVLTLGGKNVYLSGDTEDIAEMRALKNIDVAFVCMNLPYTMDVQQAAQGVLAFKPGIVYPYHYRGQNGLSDVTAFKKSVNATNKKIDVRLRNWYPAEAK, from the coding sequence ATGAAATCTACTCTGATGCTTACGGCCGCGCTTGTGACATTTGCGGTTCAGACGCAAGCCCAAACCGCTGCCCCCGCTACCTCGCCACGGGTGGCCGCCGACCAGATTACGACCAAAAACGGTCCGCTCACGGTGCAGCCCATCACGCACGGCAGCGTGGTATTTACCTGGAACGGCAAGACCATTTACGTGGACCCCTACGGCGGCGCCGAGGCCTACGCCGGGCTAGCGGCCCCCGATGTAATCCTGATTACCGATATACACGGCGACCACCTCGACCCGAAAACGCTGGCGGGCCTTTCCGTGAGCAAGTCCTTGATGATAGTGCCCAAAGCCGTTGCAGAGAAGCTGCCGGCAGAATATAAGTCGCAGGTACGCGTGCTGGGCAACGGCCAGCAGCTTGACACGCTGGGAATGCGCGTTTCGGCCATTCCGATGTACAACCTGCCCGAAGCCCCTGACGCCATGCACACCAAAGGCCGCGGCAACGGCTACGTGCTGACGCTAGGCGGCAAAAACGTGTACCTATCCGGCGACACCGAAGATATTGCGGAGATGCGCGCCCTGAAGAACATTGATGTGGCCTTCGTATGCATGAATCTGCCCTACACCATGGATGTGCAGCAGGCCGCGCAGGGCGTGCTGGCCTTCAAGCCGGGCATTGTGTACCCTTACCATTACCGCGGGCAAAATGGCCTAAGCGATGTAACTGCCTTTAAGAAGTCCGTAAACGCGACCAACAAGAAAATCGACGTACGGCTGCGCAACTGGTATCCAGCAGAGGCTAAGTAA